The sequence TTTGTGCGCGGTCCAAGATATCAAGTGCATATTTCTTTTGACATAGAAACATGCCATTTGTAGTGCGAGAAGCAGAAATACCCAGAAAGTAGTTCAATGGTCCTAGATCTGTCATTGCAAATTCAGTGCTAAGAGAGAAGATAATCTGCTGCAATAAAGAGTTTGATGAAGTAGTaagaataatatcatccacatatagtaaaaGATAAGCAACTTGAGCTCCTGTATATAAAAAGAGATGAGTCACAACGACTATGGATGAATCCAAGTCGAAGAGCATATTGGGCAAATCGATGGAACCAAGCTCGAGGAGCTTGTTTGAGACCATATAGCGATTTGCGAAGATGACATACATATCCAGGTTTAGACGGATCATGAAAACCTGGTGGCTGGTGCATATATACAGACTCGGTGAGATTTCCATGTAAGAACGCGTTCTTAACATCTAATTGGTGAACATGCCAGTTTCGAGATACAGATAAGCTAAGTACGGTTCGAATAGTCGTCGGTTTAACTACTGGACTAAAAGTTTCACCACAATCAATACCAGGCCGTTGACTCTTCCCATTAGCAACTAGCCGAGCTTTAAACCTGTCTAAAGAACCATTAGATTGAAACTTACGCTTAAATAACCACATAGATCTAACAATATTGACCCCCGGGGGCCTCGGAACCAGAACCGAAGTACCattttaattaaagcattatactCATCGGACATTGCCCGTTTCCAGTTAGGGTCGTTAAGGGCTTGTATGTGGTTTTTTTGGAATATTAGGTGGAGTGTAAACGTGAAGGTTTAATCGAGAGATAGGTTTATAGGTTTATAGGTTCCAGTCGTTAAGGGCTTGAAGGTTTAATAATAACGGCGCAAATAATCCGAATAATGGAGGCGGTGGTAATTCACGTACTGGTAACAATTCTTTTAATGGGCCTTTTAATAATTGGCCCAACTATGGATGTGTTTATGCTCTACCGTGGGCTTGGCAACCAAATAGCAATATTCAGGCCCAAAGACAGTTTCAACCCAACAGAATTAGGCAGCAGTCCAGGCCCACAAACTATGGGGTTCTTGGGCCTAGTCCAAATACAGCTTATCCGCAAGCGTATGCGACCGATGTTTCTTCGGGTATGTCGCCACCTTGGGCATGGTTCCCGCCTAATAATAGTGGAGACGCTACTTCTCTACCTCTGCATGTACGCTTCAGGATCCGGGTGATGATGGGTGGTACATGGATACCGGGGCCACTGCTCACTTAGCATCGGACTCAGGTAAACTACATACTACTTTTGATAAAAGCATTATTCCATCAGTCATTGTCGGTGACGGTTCCACCATACCGGTACTAGCTTCCGGTAATGCCACCTTACCTAACCCCTATCGACCTCTTCATCTTCACAATATTCTTGTTACACCCACTATTGTTAAAAACTTAATTTCCGTAAAACAATTTAATAAAGATAACAAAACCACAATTGAATTTGACGAttttggtttttctgtgaaggatGCTCGGACCAGACACACCCTCCTACGATGTGATAGTGACGGCGATCTTTATCCCTTCACTCCTTCCAAACTCACCAAGATTGCTTTACTTTCATCAAGTCACCCTATTTGGCATAATCGTCTGGGACACCCTGGCTACCATATTTTACGTATTTTAGTTTCTCGTGGTTTCTTCAATTGTAATAAAGCTCCAGCTAATACTTTATGTCATGCGTGTCAGTTAGGAAAACATATTTTATCGTTATACTTCTATTGTTTCCAAACCTTTTGATATTATACATTCTGATTTATGAACTTCACCCATTGCTAGCGTAGGCGGCTTTAGATATTACGTGTTATTATTAGATCATTATACACATTTCTTATGGGTTTATCCTCTCCGAAAGAAATCTGACGTTTTCTCCAAATTTCTACATTTTCACATATATGTTAAAAACCAATTTAACACCACAATCAAAGCCCTCCAATGTGACAACGGGGTGAATATGATAATGCATCCTTCCATGGACTCTTTGCCACACATGGCATTGAGTTTCGTTTTTCGTGTCCGTATACCTCCCAACAAAATGGTTTGTCGGAACGAATGATTCGCACCATTAATAACAATGTCCGCTCTCTTCTTTTTCATGCTCAATAGTCTAATTATTTCAAAGTAGAAAGTAATGCGTGAAACATGGTCCACTACTAGGCTCTCACAGTATGAAGACACATTATTGTTGAATCATGAGCAacgtaacatgattttattattaagTTAATGTATAACACATGGACCCGGTGGCTAAAAGTGCTTTTTTTACTTATTAGTATCTTTTTACGACCTAGTTTGACGGTGTCCATATTCAGCAATTAAGATTCCTAGTCACCCATTAGTGTCCTGTACAATGAAAGTTTTggttcaatgtgttcattacttaCAAGTTTTATTGCAGTGTATTCTATTATAGTGCAACCTGATCAAAAACGATAAAACAGCAGAAACATATATTAAAGTGAATGTTTCATTCATGAACATCAATGGACTAGCACTATTCTAGTGTTCACTAGTGACTCATTCAATTCGGATGTTAGACCATTCTTTCCAGTTTCCATCAAACTGTGGATTTGATGTACTGGCCTCGGATAAACCTACAACTTCATAAATCTTAATGATCTTTCTTCTAATACAGTAAAAATAAGCGAAGACATGACAAGCTAACTTCTATAGAAGGTTGTTGGTCTAAAGCACACAATGAGCCTGATTTTGAGTCTATATGACCCATGTAAACATTAGCAAGCTTAAACAGAGTAAAACATAGATACAGTGAAGCCTTGCGTCAAGGTAAGACCTGCATACATTGATCCTTGCTGCCTTACAAACAAATACACTTAACATCTTTCATAAGAGTACATGACTGCTTTGTACCAAATCAACCACACACTAAATCATCATCAGAATCATACGAGTGAGAAATCACATTCCCAACGTCTAATCTATTTGCTTATTTGACTCATCTTAAGTGTAACATATAGTACCTGATAAACTGCTATCGTGAAACCAAATTGCCCAGCATAATTGCCAAATCACATGAAACTGAGTAAAACAATCATGAAAAAATGATCTTGCGTTTGACAAATTTTTGTTCGACTTTAAGCCATGATCCTACAATCCTATCAAGGCTCAAATTACACTCAGCATTTACTATTTAGCAGTAAATTGATTCAATAATGTTACACatttgcttatatatatatatatatatatatatatatatatatatatatatagaaacttCATTGACAGAATATCACTAAATTGCAACATAAATGAAATGAATCAATCAGGATTAATAATCCAACAAACTACTATTCCGCAGCTGAATAATCATATAATTCTGTCAGATCTTATACAAATCTACAACGATGCAATACGAATAACAGATACAGTATCTATAAAATGGACAAAAAATAATGGACTTTTCGCATATAAGATGAATCAAACCATAGCTGTTCAACTCAAACACGCGCCATGACATCAGCAACGGCAGCTGAAGTCGCAGCACCGCTGAACGACGAAAACAATCCGGCGCCGGCCATATCCTGATCATCAAGGAACAAATCCTCCGGATCTCTAAAAGCGCCGTGAACACATACGATACCTAACCCTATCAACGCCGCCGACATGAGTAACGAACCAACGCTAGTGAGAAACACAACGAATATCGTTAGTAAGAGTAGAATTCCTAGCATCTCTCGATCGGAAAACGTACGGCCACCGATCACCACCGGCTGATCGGACGGACGGAATAAGTATAGGAACAGCCACGCGCCTAGCAGCGAAACGATCGTTAACAGAGAGAACGGATGCGAGATAAGTGAGAACGCGATCACGGCCGTGAGCAACGTCATGTAATTAACACGAAAGTAATTAAAGTTTTTGCGAATGCGTGACGTAGCGTCGGTGAGTGATTCCGGTTTCGAAAACGCGGTACGGTCGATGAGTTCGTACCACGGACGGCGGCGATTGAAGGCGCGTCGTGTTGAATCAGTTAGACGCGCGACGAAAGCGCGTAGAGCAGGAGTAGCTGAAATGGCGGAGGACCACGTAGCATTGCCGGTGGtggaagatgatggtggatctaaGATCGGAAGGGTTTGGGATGAGGACATTGATGGAAATATCTGAGATCTGGTACGGGTATTTTGGTCAATTCGTGTGATATAAGGTTTATTTTGACTTGAGTTGACTGATGGGAATTgaatgggtgtttgtgtgtgtagtATATATGCGTGGGATATGGAATTGATGTTTACGTCATTTATAACGCCTTTTTGAGATCGGTGTATGGAGGCCGTTGATGGGGGAATGGACGGTTCTGATTAGATGTGGTTTATAGTCATGGTATGGAGTATGGACGTATGGTAGTATGGTATGTAGCGTTTTGATTTTTACGGAGTATGTGTAACGTAGCAAATCAGGGTACATTGTGATGGTATGGAATAATCTGTTATAATCATAGACAAAATACAGCTTTCCAATGAGAAATTGCTTAAATGCCTCGAATTGCGAATAAGACCGTAGTTTATGGGGTAACTACAGCTGTAGAGAGTATTGCTCAATGCACAGGGTCTTTCACTTATGAAGAATTTCTAAAAGTGCAAACTCCAGAGGGGATGAAAGTATCTCAGAATTGTGTGGCTTAATTTAAGACGCAACCTCTTGCTTAGATCGAGATTTTTGGGTAGAAGATCTTAATGTGACCTCTTCATTATCATATCAAAGTCTATTTTTACTCTTTTACGGGGTGGAGCTTAAACGCAAAAGGCCTCGCGAGTAGTTGAACAAATGAGAGGTTGTCAACGAAGGGGTCAAAGGTTGCGCTTGCGGCAAATCGAAGGAAATTTATTAATCAAAATTACTTTTAACTTTAAGGAGTAAAAACCAAATTAAATGTTTTGAGTCCGGGTGATGTGAGACTGACAACAAAGAAGCAAAGACTCTGACATTAACACGGGAATAACAGTTATAACATGACTACTTGTCAGAATGTGAAAACTCgctatatgtttaaaataattatgCGCATTATTCAGATCTTCATCAATAAATAGAAGATTTCAGTATTGTGTTAGGATAGAGATAATTTTGTATATATCTTGTTTCCTTATTATATCCGTAGTTTGTTAAGAAGCCGGATATATAGACTTTGGGATGATTATACTTTATTATTATCTGAAGCTTATAGATAAGATCGATAGTTCATTGCTTTCGATGACATTTGCCTAACCTAAGAATTATTGTAAAATTGTGTGTAGGTTTTTACAATTAATCTGACGAATAATTGTGCCAAGAATAATTGTTCATTCTTGGTTTGTTGAAGTCAATCTGACTGAGACTGTGTCTGTTACTGAGGGTTATTTTACAACTCAAAACATTGAAAGTTTCAATCTTTAAGATGAAGAAGATGCAAAAGATGAGGGAGTTGCAGTTGAGTTTGAGCTAAAGAAAAGGAAGAGAATTCCAGTTTGTAAGACGATGGAAGATATTCTAGCTAGTATGtgcaagaagaagatgaagaatacTAAGTTTGCCTACAAGCCGCTAAAAAGAATGTTTCATCATCAGCTGCAACAGAAAAAGTTGTTGGTCATGAGGCTCTAGCAAAAAGTATTCAATCACAGCAACAACTACAGATCCGAACATTGTCTGTACGCCCATCTGGTTCTGCTGCAGCGACATCCTCCATACATGTGTCTTCAATACAATAGCAGCAAAATATTTAAACAACATTGTACTGAGGATGATGACTGAAAAAAATAATAAAGTAAAAGCTCAGGATTAGATAATCCATGAGTTAGAGAATGTAAATTGTAACGCCCCCACCTAAATCGTTATGACGTGGCGTGATATCATGAGGTTTAAAC comes from Rutidosis leptorrhynchoides isolate AG116_Rl617_1_P2 chromosome 4, CSIRO_AGI_Rlap_v1, whole genome shotgun sequence and encodes:
- the LOC139843280 gene encoding PRA1 family protein B3-like; this encodes MSSSQTLPILDPPSSSTTGNATWSSAISATPALRAFVARLTDSTRRAFNRRRPWYELIDRTAFSKPESLTDATSRIRKNFNYFRVNYMTLLTAVIAFSLISHPFSLLTIVSLLGAWLFLYLFRPSDQPVVIGGRTFSDREMLGILLLLTIFVVFLTSVGSLLMSAALIGLGIVCVHGAFRDPEDLFLDDQDMAGAGLFSSFSGAATSAAVADVMARV